TTGTAGAGCTTCTGGCCGATATTGAAGATGCGCTTCAGGAATTCCTTTTCGCTCCGGGGCTTTTTCTGCAGGTATTTGATGGAGCGAAAGACAATCCAATAAGATTCCAGGTAGTTGTAGAGCAGATTGGCGAAGTAGGCCAGCTCCCGCAAGCCCGCGGCGGACAGGGCGTAACGCTCACCCGCGGCGTCCAACGGCACCACCACCTCCCGGGCGCTCAAATACTCCAGCACCTCATCCACCTGGCGCTCCGGATCCAGTTCCTCGTAAATGAACTCATACTTGAACAGATCCTGCAGGAAGCGCAGGTCTTCCACCACCTGCCGGCGGTCAAAGTCCACCCCCTGCCCGGAGAGGATGGAGAGCGCGGCCATGGAGGCGGGCAGGAAGAAATGGATGATGTTGTTCTTGTAATACTCCAGGAGGGGCCGCTTGGTTTCGTCGATGCTGTAGCCCCCCAGCCCCAGCTCGTCGGTGAGACCCTCCTCCTGCTCAATACGGGTGATGAGCTTGCGGGCTTCGCACAGGGCCAGGGTCTCCTCCACCGCCTGGGGCAGGTTGTCCAGGGAGTCGGCCCGGCGCACGCCTTTGGCCACGAGGTAACTGTGCAGGGTCTGGATGATGCGGTAGAGCTCCCGCCGGTAGACGCCTTTCCTTGGGTAGGTGAGCAAAGCGGCGCACACCAGGGAAAAGGGGGTGACCACCGACACCTGATTGATGGCCTGGACGATGCGGAAGGAGAGCTCCAGGCTCAGGTGCCGCAGGGCCTCCCCGTTGGTGAGATCCACCTCCGGGTGCTCCGCCAAGTACGCCTTGAGGGAAATGGGAGCGCTGAACTGGATGTAGGCCCGGCCATAGCGCCGCTTGAGGAACTTGCGGGCCTTCACCAACTGGCCCACCGACTCCGCCTCCTTGGCTTTGCCTTCCAGTTCCTGCAGGTAGGCCTTCTCCTCCAGGACCTGGTCGTAGCCGATGAAAGTGGGCACCAGGATGAGGTCCGGGGCCGCTCCTTCCTTAAAGGTGCGGATCACCATGTTCATCAGGCCCATCTTGGGGAGGACCAGCTTGCCGGTGCGGGAGCGCCCCCCTTCAATAAAAAACTCCAGGTTGTGGCCGGTCTTCACCAGGGCCTTGAGGTAGGTATAGAGGACCTCGGCATAGAGTTTGGCCCCGTGGAAGCGCCGCCGGATGAAGAAGGCCCCGGAGTTGCGGAAGATCCAGGACATGGGCCAGAAGGCCAGATTTTTCCCGGCGGCGATGCGGGGCGGCGCCACATGGTGGTGATAGATCTGGTGGTTGAGGAGCAGGTAGTCCAGGTGGCTCTTGTGGCAGGGCACGAAGACCAGGTTGCCCTGCTCCCGGGCCCGGCGCACCGGCTCGAAGCCCTCTTCATCAAAGACCACGCCGGTGAACAGGTTCTGGGTGAGCCAGGTGACGGCCCGGTCCATGAGCCCCATGAGGAGGGCGTTGTTATCCGAGGAGATCTCCCAGAAATAGTCCTGGGCCGTCTTTTTCACCTTGGAGAGCTTCTTTTTCTCCGCCTCCGCCAGGTGCTCCATGAACTGAGTAAGGCCGGGATCGGTGAGGGTGAGCTCCAGGAATTCCTCCCGGGATTTGATCACCGGCCCCATGACCACCCGTTTTTTAAGGTCAATGCGGGCGATGAGTTCCCGCCGCAGTTCCTGGGCCACCTGACCGAGCTGCGCCTCCCCCGGATGGGCGGCCAGCACCTCCCGCAGGTTGATGGGATCCCCCATCTCCACCACGGCCTTTTTGGCTTTGACAAAGCACAGGGCCAGCTTCCGGAGCCTCCCCGGGTTCTCCCGGTCGCCGAAGAAGAGGTCCAGCAGCCCCTTGTCCTCCCGGGCCGGATCCCGGCTCAGCATCACCACCTGGGGCACCACGAAGATGGGGAAATCCAGCTCCCCCTGCAGCTCCAGCAGATGCCTTAAGGGGTCCTCCCGGGGCTTGAGGAAGCGCTGCCGGAAGCCCACGGAGTCCACCAGAAAGAGCAGCGAGGCCCGGCGCTGCTGCAGGATGGTGCGGAAATAGCCGTCCTGGAAAGGCCGGGGCCAGGCCCGCTTGCGGGTGAAGTAATTGAGGGCGGCGGAAACAATCTGCACCAGGTGAGAAAAAGGCTGCCACATCCACAGGTTGAGGTCGAAGGCCACCTCGGGGGCGGGCAGACCCAATTGGTGGTAGCGCCGGTGGAAAAAGAGAAAATCCAGGTGGCTGCGGTACTTCAGGGCATAAACCACCGCCCCCTCCCGGGCCAGGGCCTGGAGGCGCTCCTGGTAGCGGGGGTTGACGCCCACACGGGCGAAAAAGGGGTCCAGGGTGAAGCGCAAAATCCAGCCGGGACGGCTGGGGAGATAGCCGGCGTAATGGTACTCCTGCCCGGCCAGCCAGGCGGTGAGGCGTTGCACAAGGCGGCCGGCCCAACTCCGGGGCTTGGGTTCCGCCGGCGCGGGCAGGGGCGGGGTGAGGTCAGGCTGCGGTGTGTGCATGTCGTGTCGGAATTGGGGTGTGGGCCATCAGACAGCCGAAATTACTATAAATGAATCCTCCGGAGTGTCAACCGGGCGGGCCGGCCGGGCGAGGAAGGTCAGCCGGCAGGCTCAGCCGGCAGGTGAGCCTCCTGGGGCCGTCCCTCGCCCACCAGACGGAGGAGCAGGATGGACACCTCGTACATGACGTAGATGGGGATGGCCACCACGATCATGGTGACCACATCGGCGTGAAAGGCGGCGATCACGGCGCTGAGCAGAATGGCCAGGCGGCGCTGCCCGGCCAGCATCTCCCGGGTGACCAGTCCGGCCCGGCCCAGGATGAGAAAGATCAGGGGCAGCTCGAAGATCACTCCGAAGAGCAAAAGCAGGCGCAGGCAGAAATTGACATACTGGGTCAGGTTAAGCATGGAAAAGAGCAGTTCGCTCTCATAGGCCAGGGAAAAGGAGATGATCAGCGGCCAGACCAGATAAAGGAAAAACACCCCGCCCAGGACGAAGGCCAAGGTGCCGAAGGGCACGAAGAAATAGACGTAGCGCTTCTCCCAGGGGTAGAGGGCCGGCGCCAGAAAGAGCCACAACTGATAGAGAATCACCGGGAAGGCCAGGCCCAGCCCGGTGATCAGGGAGATCTTCATCTGGACGAAGAAGGGCTCCAAGGGGGCCATGTAATTGAGCTTGTGAGGCTGCACCTGGGGCAGCTCGGGCTTGAGCCCCAGCTTGGCCGCCAGCCCGGGAAATTTCTGGCTCGTCCAGAGGGAGACCTGATACTGGAGCTTCTGGGTGAGGGAAGGCTCCAGCAGCGGCCGCTGAATGAAGCGCTGCACCGTGGGAGCCAAGGGCCAGGAGAGGCCCATGGCGATGAAGAGCGCCACAAAGGAGATGATGAGCCGTTTGCGCAGGTCGTTTAAGTGCTCAAAAAAGGACATCTCCGTCATGGCGCAATCATCCGGGGGTCAGTCGCACCTTCCGGCCGGGCGGCTGCCCCAGCAGCGAATTGTTCTCATTGTAATCCATTACCGCGACCGGGGCAATGCGCGGGGCTAAACGATGACGATACCCCGGGGAGCCTGGGTCAGCCACTCCACGCCGTTCGCGGTCAGGCGGCAGGTGTCCTCCTGACCCACCATGCCGATGCCCGGCAAAAAGAATTTGGGCTCGAAGGCCAACACCATATCGGCTTCCAGGGCATAGGGCGAGCGGGCGGTGATGAGGGGCAGCTCATCCAGCTCCAGGCCCACCCCGTGGGCCAGGAAGCTCACCCGGTCCGGCCCCCGGCCCATGAAGCAGTCCTCCCATCCCCGGGCCTTGACCACCTGCCAGAGGCGGTCGTAGAGGTCTCCGGGGAGCACGCCCGGCCGGGCCTCGGCCGCAAAGACAGCGTAGAGCTCCTCCACCACCGCGAAGGCCTGCCAGGCCGCGTCCGGCAGGCCGCCCAGGGCGTAGAGGCGGGTCATGTCGGCGATGTAGCCCCCAAAGCAGGCGGCCAGATCCACGCTGATGGGCTCCATGGGGTTAAGGGGCTTGCGGGACGGGCCCTGGGGAAAGGCGGCGCTGAAGCCCAGGCCCCCGGAGGGGGTGTCGGTGTAAGCCGCGGCCAGACCCGCTTCCCCAGATAGCACATGCCCGAAGAAGACCTCCAGGTCCCAGCGCCGGAAGCGCACCAGCCCCTGGTGGCCCAGAGAGCGCAGGCGATACTCCAGCCGGGCGGAGAGCTCCAGCTCGGTCAAGCCGGGGGCGAGCAGCTCGGGGATCTCGGCATGCACCTTCGCCAGCATGGTGGCGGCCTCCCGGATGCAGCCCAGCTCATAGGCGGATTTCACCATGCGCTGGCGGCGGATGAGGGGCGAGACGTCCTGGATGGCCGCCTGGGGAAAGAGCTTTTCCTTGAGGTGGAGATAGAGCGTTGCGGGCAGGACGTCCAGCTCCAGGCCCAGGACCACCGGGGGGGCCAGGAGGTCCGAGAGCAGCCGGGGCAGCTCCGGCAAATTCCGGTAGTAGATCAGGGGCCAGGGGAGCTCGCCCCGGCGGGGATGATCCTGGGGCCGCCGCACCAGCAGCCGGGGCTCTCCGGAGACGGGCACCGCCAGGAAACCTTCCACGATGGTGCCGGTATAGTAGTAAAGGTCCGCCGGCTGGCGGATGAGGGCCAGGGAGATGCCTGCTTCTTTCAGCAGGCTTTGGAATTTCTCCCGGCGCTGCTCCAGTTCAGAGTGAGGCACAGGTTCCATAATAAAGAAATGGTCAGATGAATTTTATGAGTAAAGGGGTGGAGGAGGGGCTCCCTCCCTGCCCTCAAGCTCCTATCCCACCGGCCCCATAAGGGGTTGGGGGAGCGGGTGTGAGGACCCCTGGCCCCCTCTCCCGCAATTTCTACAGAAAATCATATATCCTCAAGGACCGGGGTCATAGGCCACCACGTCCAGGGCCCCGGGGCCCTGGGCCCCCAGTACCAGGACCTTTTCGATATCCGCGGTGCGGGTGGGGCCGGTGAGCCAGCTTATCCAGGGCTCCGGCCGGGCGGCGGCCAGGGTCAGGGAGTGGGCCAGGCTCAGATGGCTCTGCTGCCGGGGCACCAGCACCACCTGACGGCAGGCCTTGAAAGGCAGCCACCGGGCCGGCCCCGAGGGCGGCGCCAGGAGCACGCTTCCGGTTTCCGGGACCGCGGCCAGCCCCACGCTGACCACGGTGTCCGCCTCCGGGGCCCAGGTCTCCGCCGCCAGCCGGGCCGGGAGCCCCAAGGCCTGAAGCCTTTGGGCCACCGGCACCAACCAGGGATGGTCCTCCAGCCAGAAGGGGCCTTGGCTGTGTTCCCGGAGGAAAGCCGCCAGGGCCTCCGGGCCGGTCAATTCAAAGTAACCGGCGCCGGCCTCGGCAAAACGGGCCGGGGCGGGGGGGGAGGCGGCTGGCGGGGGGCTGGATACCCCTGAATCTGGAAACCGCGCTTGCCTTGCGGGGCCTTCGGTGGGGAGGGCGAGAACCCGCCCCTGTCGCCAGAGGGCCTGGAAACTCACCGGCGCCGGCGCCGGCAGGGCAGGGGAGGGGGGGAGGCGCCCCCCCTCCCGCCAGAGCCTCTCCCCCCGGCGATACAGGGCGGGGTGTCTCAGCAAGTGGCTGGCAACCCCGGCCACAAGGCGGGCCCGGTGGAAACGGCGGCTGGTGCGACGCAGGCTCAAGATGAGCTCCGGGAGGGGGATACCGGCGGGGCAGATCTCCCCACAGGCCCCGCACTGGGTGCACAGGTCGGGCAGATCGCCCAGGGGCGGCACAAAGGGGGCCAGCAGGATGCCGATGGCCCCGGGATAGACCCGGCCATACACATGGGCGCCCCCGGCCTGGAAGACCGGGCAGATGTTGAGGCAGGCGCCGCAGCGCAGGCAGAAGAGGGCCTCCCTGAGCTCCGGGTGCGCCCCCAAGGCCCGGCGGCCGTTGTCCACCAGGACGAGATAAAAGGCCTGAGTCCCATAAGGGCCGTCCTTGAGGCCTTTGAGGAGATGCACCAGGGCAGTGAGGCGCTGGCCGGTGGCGCTGGCCGGCAATAGCCGGAGCACCACTTCCAGATCCGTGAGCCTAAGGAGGAGCTTTTCCAGGCCCATGACCGCCACCTGCACCGGCGGGGTGCAGGCGGTGCGCCGGAGATTGCCCTCGTTTTCCAGAAAGACCAGGGTGCCGTCCGGGGTGGCGGCATTGACCCCGGTGATGCCCATCTGAGCGGCCTCAAAGCGGGGCGCCAGATGACGGGCGGCCGCGGCGCACAGCTCCGGCGGCTCGGCGGGCAGGGCGTAGCCCAGGTGGCGGGCGAAGAGGCGGGCGATCTCCAGGCGGTCCAGGTGCAGGGCCGGCGCGGTGAGGTGGGCCGGGGGGTGGCCCGCCAGCTGCACGATGAACTCCCCCAGGTCGGTTTCGGTGACGTCCAGGCCGGCGGCGGTGAGGGCCGGGGTCAGCCCCAGCTCCTCGGTGGTCATGGACTTGGATTTCACCACCTCCCGCACGCCATGACGCCGGGCCAGGGCCAGGATCTGGGCCCGGGCCTGGGCCGCATCCTGAGCCCAGAGCACCTCGCCCCCCCAAGCCGCGACCGCCTCCCGGAGGGTGGCCAGGTTTTCCTCCCAGCGCGCCAGCACCCGGGCTTTGAGCTCCCGGGCCTGCCGGCGCCAGCTCTCCCACTGGGGATAATCGGCCACCAGACGCTCCCGGGCAGCCAGAGCCCGGTGAGTGGCTTGGCGCACGGTCCGGGGCCTAAGGGGCAGGGGGGGAATGCTTGGCATGGACCTACTCAGCCGGGCTTTAGGAACTCTTCACGACCTGCCATGTCTGACCGCCCGCCAGGCCGGAGCTTTCTCCTCACACTTATGCCTGCCGGGGGCGGGAATGACACCGCCCAGGCGGCCGGGAGATTGCCGGGGGCAAAAAATCAGAACGCCATTCTGCTTTGGCTGCGAATTAGACCGGCAGCTCCCGCACCTTGATGACCGCCCGGCGGCGCTCCTGGGTCAGCCAGGCGTCGAAGAGCACCTGGCGCTTGGTCTCCAGGAGCTGCTCCCTGAGTTTGTCCTCCTCTTTTTTCAGCTCCTCCGCCGAGGGCAGGCGCCGGGCCTTGAAGGCTAAGACATAGAAAGCATCCCGGAAAAAGGACGGCTTGTCGGGGTAGGGGTTTTTCTCCGAGAGCAGAAAAGCAGCGGTGGTGAGGCTCTCCGCCAGGGGCTGTTTCAGGAAGCCCTGGGCCCGGGTGAAGGGGCCGCTCTCCTGCAGGGGCACCCCGGCCTGGGCCGCCACCTTGGCCAGAGGCTCCCCCTGGCGCAGCCGGTTAAGGAGTTGCTCCGCCTCCTTTTCGGCCTGGGCCTTGGCCTTCTGGCGGGCCACCGCCTGGCGCACCTGCTCCCGCACCTCCTCCAGGGGCGGGACGGCCGCGGGGCGTTTCTCCACCGCCTGCATGACCACAAACCCCATGGGGGTCTCCACCACCCGGCTCACCTCCTGGGGCTTCAGGGCCAGGGCCGTCTCCTTGAAGACCCGGGTCATCTCCTCTCCGGGCAAGGCGTCCCCCAGGGAGAAGAGGGGCGTTTCCTTGACCGTGAGTTTGAGTTTCCCGGCCACCTCGGCGAAATTCCCGGCCAGCAAATCCAACCGGGCCTGGCGGGCCGCCTCCTGGGCCAGGGTGCGGCTTTTTTCCTGGCGCAGGCGGGCCACGGCCTGCTCCCGGGCCTGGGCCTCGGGGAGCTTTTCCGTCTCCAGGACCTCCTCCAGCTTGATGAGGTGGAAGCCCTTAGCCGTCTGCGCCAGGCCCACCTGACCCGGGGCGAGGCCGAAGGCCACCTTCTCCCAGGCCGGGTCCCGCTGGCCCCGCTTCACCGGCGGCAGTTCCCCGCCTTTGGCTTTGGCGGCGGCATCTTCGGAGTGGCTGCGGGCCAGGGAAGCGAAATCCGCCCCGGCTTTGGCCTGCCGCAGCAACCCCTGGGCCTTCTGTTCCACTGGCCGGCGCTTCTCCGGCGGTCCGGAGGCGGCCAGGAAGATTTCTCGCACCTTCAGCACCTGGGGCCGGGTGAAGTCGGCGGCGTGCTCCGCCAGGTAATCGGCGATCTCCCGGTCGGAGACGGTGGCCTTAGCCAGGTAAGACTCGGGATTAAAGACCACATAGCGCACCTTGACCCGCTCGGGGGTGCGGAACTCCTGGGCATGATCCCGGTAGTAGGCGGCGATCTCCTCCTCGCTGGGCTTCTGCTGGGCCACGAAGCGCTCCGGGGTGAGGGCGAGATAGCGCACCTCCACCTCCTCCTTCCCCAGGCGCAGGATCTCCTGAAGCTCCGCCTCGGAGACCTTGGCGAAGGCGGTGAGCATCTGAATGAGGCGTTGGCTCAGGAGGCGGAGGCGCTCCTGCTCCTCAAAATCCGCCGGGCTGATGCGGGCCCGGGACAGGGCCGCCAGGTAACGCCGCTGGCTGAAACGCCCGTCTTCATGGAAGATGTCCAGGCCTTTGATGTGCTCCCGGAGCTCCTCATCGGTGACCACGATTCCCAGTTGCCGGGCCCCCTGCCTCAGGAGCTCTTCCTGAATGAGGATCTCCAGGGCCCGGTCCTTCAGTCCCAAGGCCTTGAGGTCCTCCTCTCTGAGTTCGCCTCGGCCCATCTCCTGGTATTGCCGGAGAAGCTGGTTATATTGCTGCAGGTAGCGGCTCATGAGGATGGGGACGCCGTTCACCGTGGCCGCCTCCTCGAAGCGGGGGGAGCGGAAGCCCCCGATGCCCCAAAAGATGAAGACCACCACGATGGCGCCGATGGCCACCGCAATGACCCAGGAGCGGGAGTATTGACGCAAAAATTTCAGCATGAAAGCACCTGGTTGGGAAGTTTCAGCCGGGGAATGGCTCCGGCAGCCCGAAAAGCGGCCGAAGTAAGCCGGAGAAAGGCAAACGCCGCGGGTCCCCCTCCGGCACGGCTGCCTTTTCCCCCCGGGTCAGGTCCTCAGCGGCTCTCCTTCAGCCACTTCTGGGCTTCCTTGGCCTCCGGGCTCTGGGGGTATTTCTGCACCAGCTTTTTCAGGGTCGTCTGGTAGTTGGCCTTCTGATTCAGGTGATGGTAACACAGGGCCTGGCGCAGCATGGCCGCCGGGGCCAGAGGGCTGCGGGGATGCTGGGTGAGGACCTTATTGAATTCCACCCCGGCCTCCCGGTATTTCTTTTCCTGGTAGAAGCTGTCGGCCAGGTAGAAGCGGGCCTCCGCCGCCCGGGGCCCCTGGGGCTGGCTGCGGAGGTAGGCATGGAACTTGTCCCGGGCGGAGGCGTACTTCTTGGCCTGATAGAGCCGCATGCCCTCCCCGAAGGTTTTGTCTTCCAGCCCGGGTTTGGCGGCGCCGGAGGCCGGAGGCGAGGGCGGCGTGGCCGCGGAGGGGGCGGCCTGGGGACCGGGGCGGGCGCCTGGCGCTGTAGCTGTGGGGTAACGGGATTCCCTCAGCCCCTTGAGCTGCATCTCCAGATTCTGGATGCGGGCCTCCAGGGCCTTCACCTGCTCCGCCAGATCCGGGGGCCGGGCTTCCTCTCCCGGCACTGCGGCAGCGGGCGGCGCCGGCGGAGGCGCCTCGGCCACCGGGGCCGGGGCCGGGCGGGTCCGGCCCGGCAGCATGTAGGGATCACACGCGGCCACCGCCAGCAGGGGCAGCCACATCACCAGGGTTACGGTCCGGAAATGCCCGGTCATCTCCTCCTCCTCAGCGCCGCGCCCAGGGGGCGGCACATAAATACCTCATCTTAGAGGGAAGAGGGTGGGGGTGTCAAGGGTCCCCCTGGCCTCAGGCGCGCCTTGCCCTGAGGCCCGTTTGGGGATATGATGCAGAAGTAGTTTACAGGCTGCCCGGCAGCGTCCCACCTCTCGGGAGACCTATGACCGCCCCCTTTGTGCATCTGCATGTTCATACCGCCTACAGCCTCCTGGACGGCGCCATCCGCCTGGAGGACCTGATCCGGCGGGCCCAGGAGTTCCAGATGCCGGCGGTGGCCATCACCGACCACGGCACCCTCTTCGGGGTCCTGGACTTTTACCTCAAGGCCAAAAAGGCTGGCCTTAATCCCATTCTGGGCTGCGAGGTCTATGTGACCCCGGGCAGCCGCCATGACAAAAAGGCCGGGGCCAAGGCGGATTATCACCATCTGGTGCTGTTGGCCCAGGACCTCACCGGCTACCGCAATCTGGTGCAACTGGTCACCCGGGCGCATCTGGAGGGCTTCTACTATAAACCTCGGGTGGATAAGGAGCTCCTGGCGGAGCTGAACGCCGGGCTCATTGCCCTCACTTCCTGCCTGCACGGCGAAATCCCCCGTTTGCTCCTGGCCGGCGACCTCAAAGGGGCGGAAGCCGCCGCTCAGGAGTATGCCCGCATCTTTGCGGGCGGGCGCTTTTATCTGGAAGTGCAGGCCAACGACATCCCGGAGCAGCGGCGGGTGAACGAGATGCTCCTGGAGCTGGGGCCCCGCTGGGGCCTGCCGGTGGTGGCCACCAATGACTGCCATTATCTCCGCCCCGAGGACGCCCGGGCCCACGATGTGCTCTTGTGCATCCAGACCGGCAAGACGGTGAACACCGCCGGCCGCATGGCCTTTGCCACCGACCAGCTCTATTTCAAAAGCCCGGAGGAGATGGCCCAGGAGTTTCCCCCGGAGGTGCTGGCCCGCACCCTGGAGATCGCCGAGCAGTGCCGGGTGGAGCTGGAGTTGGGGGAGCTGCACTTCCCCACCTACCCCGCGGCCCGGGGCCGGGATCCCGGGGAGCTCCTCCGGGAGCTGGCCCGCCAGGGCCTGGAGGAGCGGCTGGCCCAGACTCCGCCGGCCCGGCCGCTGGAGGAGTACTACCAGCGCCTGGCCTACGAGCTGGACGTCCTCATCAAGATGGGCTTTGCCGCCTATTTTCTGGTGGTGGCGGATATCGTGGCCTTCGCCCGGCGCCGGCACATCCCGGTGGGACCCGGCCGGGGCTCCGCCGCCGGCAGCCTGGTGGCCTACGCCCTGAAAATCACCGACCTGGACCCCCTGGCCCACGGGCTGTTTTTCGAGCGCTTCCTCAACCCCGAGCGCCAGAGCCCGCCGGACATCGACCTGGACTTCTGCTTTGAGCGCCGGGGCGAGGTGCTGGCCTACGTGGCCAAGACCTATGGCTACGAGAACGTGGCCCAGATCACCACCTTCGGCTCCATGAAGACCCGCCAGGTCATCCGGGATGTGGGCCGGGCCCTGGAGGTGCCCTACGCCGAGGTGGACCGGATCGCCAAGCTGGTGCCGGAGCAGTTGGGCATCACCCTGGAGCAGGCCCTGGAGCGGGAGCCCCGCCTCCGGGAGCTTCGGGACACCGACCCCACGGTCAGGGAGATCCTGGACATCGCCCGCACCCTGGAGGGCCTGCCCCGCCACGCCTCCACTCACGCCGCCGGGCTGGTCATCGGCGATAGGCCCCTGGTGGAGTACCTCCCCCTCTATAAGGGCACCAAGGGCGAGCTGGTGACCCAGTTCGACATGAAGGGCGTGGAGAAGGTGGGCCTGGTGAAGTTTGACTTTCTGGGCCTGCGCACCCTGACGGTCATCGACAATGCGGTGCGCCTGATTAAGCGCCATCACCGGCCCGATTTTGACATCCACGCCATCCCTCTCGATGATGCGGAGACCTATGCCCTCCTCCAGGCCGGCAACACCGCCGGGGTCTTCCAGTTGGAATCCTCCGGGATGCGCCAGCTGATGATGCGCCTCAAGCCCTCCACCTTCGAGGACATCGTGGCCCTGGTGGCCCTGTACCGGCCCGGCCCCATGGAAAGCGGCATGCACCTGGATTACGTGCAGCGCAAGCATGGGGAGGAGCCGGTGACTTATCTCCTGCCGGAGCTGGAGCCCATCCTCAAGGAGACCTACGGCGTCATCCTCTATCAGGAGCAGGTGATGCAGATTGCCGCCGCGGTCTCCGGCTTTTCCCTGGCCGAGGCGGACATCCTGCGCCGGGCCATGGGCAAAAAGATCCCCGAGGTGATGGCGGCCCAGCGCCAGCGCTTCGTGGAGGGTGCGGTGGCTAAGGGGGTGCCGCAGGAGACGGCCGAGACCCTCTTTGACCTCATCGAAAAATTCGCCGGCTACGGCTTCAACAAGTCCCACTCCGCCGCTTACGCCCTCATCGCCTACCAGACGGCGTATCTCAAGGCCCATTACCCCCTGGAGTTCCTGGCGGCCCTGCTCAACAGCGAAATCAATAACACCACTGCCTTGGCCAAG
Above is a window of Desulfobaccales bacterium DNA encoding:
- the dnaE gene encoding DNA polymerase III subunit alpha, with the protein product MTAPFVHLHVHTAYSLLDGAIRLEDLIRRAQEFQMPAVAITDHGTLFGVLDFYLKAKKAGLNPILGCEVYVTPGSRHDKKAGAKADYHHLVLLAQDLTGYRNLVQLVTRAHLEGFYYKPRVDKELLAELNAGLIALTSCLHGEIPRLLLAGDLKGAEAAAQEYARIFAGGRFYLEVQANDIPEQRRVNEMLLELGPRWGLPVVATNDCHYLRPEDARAHDVLLCIQTGKTVNTAGRMAFATDQLYFKSPEEMAQEFPPEVLARTLEIAEQCRVELELGELHFPTYPAARGRDPGELLRELARQGLEERLAQTPPARPLEEYYQRLAYELDVLIKMGFAAYFLVVADIVAFARRRHIPVGPGRGSAAGSLVAYALKITDLDPLAHGLFFERFLNPERQSPPDIDLDFCFERRGEVLAYVAKTYGYENVAQITTFGSMKTRQVIRDVGRALEVPYAEVDRIAKLVPEQLGITLEQALEREPRLRELRDTDPTVREILDIARTLEGLPRHASTHAAGLVIGDRPLVEYLPLYKGTKGELVTQFDMKGVEKVGLVKFDFLGLRTLTVIDNAVRLIKRHHRPDFDIHAIPLDDAETYALLQAGNTAGVFQLESSGMRQLMMRLKPSTFEDIVALVALYRPGPMESGMHLDYVQRKHGEEPVTYLLPELEPILKETYGVILYQEQVMQIAAAVSGFSLAEADILRRAMGKKIPEVMAAQRQRFVEGAVAKGVPQETAETLFDLIEKFAGYGFNKSHSAAYALIAYQTAYLKAHYPLEFLAALLNSEINNTTALAKHILEARDQGIRLLPPDINLSDRDFTVEDGQVRYGLAGVKNVGLGAIQEILEVRRERPFTGLMDLLSRINLTKVNRRVLEALIQAGALDSLHPNRARLLAALDAALERAQSLKRQAASRQMTIFGGPEETAGDDWLPEVPEWPDAEKLTREKEALGVYLTGHPLDSYRHLLKAWVKVTTADLAELPDGEEVALGVVVSALKEKTGKKGGRLAILTVEDLVGSVEVLVFKDVLDQANSWLTKPGLPLWLKGSLIQEEQGPKIRATEIAPLGTALPRWPERLEVRLQAEGLTRELLVGLKEIFLRHPGPVPAVLHFLHPEKEAVLHLPEELALTPSEALAQEVNRLLGYPALSI